In Raphanus sativus cultivar WK10039 chromosome 5, ASM80110v3, whole genome shotgun sequence, the following proteins share a genomic window:
- the LOC108856439 gene encoding pinoresinol reductase 1, whose protein sequence is MGETKNGEKTRVLVVGATGYLGKRIVRACLAEGHETYVLQRPEIGFDIEKVQLLLSFKKLGARLVEASFSDHQSLVSAVKLVDVVVSAMSGVHFRSHNILVQLKLLEAIKEAGNVKRFLPSEFGMDPPRMGHALPPGRETFDQKMEVRHAIEAAGLPYTYVVGACFAAYMAGNLSQMKNLLPPKKKAYIYGDGNVKAKIITPSKEKLYSSECGYYLAVRFE, encoded by the exons ATGGGAGAGACCAAAAATGGCGAGAAAACGCGCGTTTTGGTGGTGGGAGCGACGGGTTACTTGGGGAAGAGAATCGTGAGGGCGTGTTTGGCTGAAGGTCACGAAACTTACGTTTTGCAGCGACCAGAGATTGGTTTTGACATCGAGAAAGTCCAACTCCTTTTGTCATTCAAGAAACTTGGCGCTCGTCTCGTCGAAGCTTCTTTCTCCGACCACCAAAGCCTCGTATCAGCAGTGAAACTCGTAGACGTCGTTGTCTCCGCCATGTCGGGCGTTCACTTCCGTAGCCATAACATCCTTGTCCAGCTCAAGCTTCTTGAAGCCATCAAAGAGGCTGGTAATGTTAAG cgGTTTTTACCATCTGAGTTTGGTATGGATCCACCACGTATGGGACATGCGTTACCACCAGGCAGAGAAACATTCGACCAGAAAATGGAAGTGCGTCATGCTATTGAAGCTGCAGGATTACCTTACACTTACGTCGTTGGCGCTTGCTTCGCTGCATATATGGCAGGAAACTTATCTCAGATGAAAAATCTACTCCCTCCAAAGAAAAAAGCTTATATATATGGAGATGGAAACGTAAAAGCTAAAATCATTACTCCCTCCAAAGAAAAACTTTACTCTTCTGAGTGTGGTTATTATTTAGCTGTTAGATTTGAATGA
- the LOC108856438 gene encoding pinoresinol reductase 1, with the protein MGEIKSGEKTRVLVVGATGYLGKRIVRACLAEGHETYVLQRPEIGLDIEKVQLLLSFKKLGARLVEASFSDHQSLVSAVKLVDVVVSAMSGVHFRSHNILIQLKLVEAIKEAGNVKRFLPSEFGMDPPRMGHALPPGRETFDQKMEVRHAIEAVGIPYTYVVGACFAAYFAGNLSQMEALLPPKKKTNIYGDGNIKVVFADEDDIAKYTAKTLDDPRTVNKTVYIRPQDNILTQNELVKIWENLTGNELEKKTIAAKDFLANIEHMEIPHQAGIGHFYHIFYEGCLTDHEIREDEEASNLYPDVKYKRMDNYLRMYL; encoded by the exons ATGGGAGAGATCAAAAGCGGTGAGAAAACGCGCGTTTTGGTGGTAGGAGCGACGGGTTACTTAGGGAAGAGAATCGTGAGGGCGTGTCTGGCTGAAGGTCACGAGACTTACGTTTTGCAGCGGCCAGAGATTGGTCTCGACATCGAGAAAGTCCAACTCCTTCTCTCTTTCAAGAAACTCGGCGCTCGTCTCGTCGAAGCTTCTTTCTCCGACCACCAAAGCCTCGTATCAGCGGTGAAACTCGTAGACGTCGTTGTCTCCGCCATGTCGGGCGTTCACTTCCGTAGCCATAACATCCTTATCCAGCTCAAGCTCGTTGAAGCCATCAAAGAGGCTGGTAATGTCAAG CGGTTTTTACCATCTGAGTTTGGTATGGATCCACCACGTATGGGACATGCATTACCACCAGGAAGAGAAACGTTTGACCAAAAAATGGAAGTGCGTCATGCTATTGAAGCTGTCGGAATACCTTACACTTACGTCGTTGGCGCTTGCTTCGCGGCATATTTTGCCGGAAACTTATCTCAGATGGAAGCTTTACTTCctccaaagaaaaaaactaatatatatggAGATGGAAACATAAAAG TGGTGTTCGCCGATGAAGACGATATCGCAAAATACACCGCAAAAACACTAGACGATCCACGAACAGTGAACAAAACCGTGTATATCAGACCTCAGGACAACATTCTCACGCAAAATGAACTGGTTAAGATTTGGGAAAACCTAACCGGAAATGAATTGGAAAAGAAAACTATTGCTGCAAAAGATTTTCTTGCCAACATTGAAC ACATGGAGATTCCACATCAAGCAGGGATAGGACATTTTTATCATATCTTCTATGAAGGATGTCTCACTGATCATGAAAtcagagaagatgaagaagcatCAAATCTCTATCCGGATGTTAAGTACAAGCGTATGGATAATTATTTAAGAATGTACCTATGA
- the LOC108858408 gene encoding uncharacterized protein LOC108858408 produces the protein MAVKTDMSKAYDRLEWDFISLVLLRLGFHQNLVDCIMQCISSVTYSFLINGLPRGKVVPSRGIRQGDPLSPYIFILCSEVLSGLCNRAQEDGSLQGLRVARASPRVNHLLFADATMFFLDSNRGNCAALRDILSKYEEASGQAINKDKSAITFSRRTPEATKLMVKEELYNPRLLDSGGIITRTRRKWRGFLGHQWRHLRPSVAWGVRDFQTFNIALLAKTGWRLLQNPNCLISRVLMGKYSPDSNILLATGSSDMSHGWRSVLLGRDLLIKNLGWLVGDGKSIQVWQDPWLSATTQERPMGPANELQLQLRVSDLMLQGTCDWDEEKILQCVPEYVEKIQCLKPSNTGAPDKLIWLGTKTGVYSNKSGYYSEVDKMLNGDVGLGGRAFNWKKNVWELECAPKIKTFAWKLLKGALPVGERLTDRHIPVDPSCKRCGASESITHLFFQCPYARKARNKFVFEGFSCSPEDTLSLALQMARELETKQSKEPVRKQMRSLNQIQPPPGFTVVRSDAVWSPTGTMAGLGWVVLSPSGHRPFHKRTTFVSSALVAEGLALLEAVRSSVRDKLTTVVFETDSAQMIKALSPGNCRPELYGVVADILSLSASFDFISFRWIGREHNIQVDALAKYVLNVAGSSVVDEVIVTSN, from the exons ATGGCGGTTAAGACGGATATGAGCAAGGCGTATGATCGTCTTGAGTGGGATTTTATATCCCTAGTGTTGCTTCGGTTGGGATTCCACCAAAATCTCGTAGACTGCATTATGCAATGTATCTCTTCAGTTACATACTCCTTCCTCATTAACGGCTTGCCTAGAGGGAAGGTAGTACCGAGTAGAGGAATCCGTCAAGGAGACCCTCTTTCTCCCTACATATTCATTTTGTGTAGTGAGGTTCTCTCGGGATTATGTAACAGGGCGCAAGAAGATGGCTCTCTCCAAGGGCTGCGGGTGGCGAGGGCAAGCCCTCGGGTTAACCACCTTCTTTTTGCGGATGCTACTATGTTCTTCCTCGACTCTAACAGAGGGAACTGCGCAGCGCTACGAGATATCTTGAGCAAATATGAAGAAGCATCGGGTCAGGCTATTAATAAAGACAAATCGGCAATTACCTTTTCTCGGCGGACTCCGGAAGCAACTAAGTTGATGGTGAAAGAGGAACT ATACAATCCGCGGTTACTAGATTCTGGTGGGATAATAAcgagaacaagaagaaaatgGCGTGGGTTTCTTGGTCATCAATGGCGACACCTAAGGCCCTCAGTGGCTTGGGGGGTTCGGGATTTCCAGACCTTCAACATAGCGTTGCTAGCCAAAACGGGCTGGAGGCTTCTGCAAAACCCGAACTGCCTCATATCCCGAGTGTTGATGGGAAAATACAGCCCTGATTCGAATATCTTGCTAGCCACGGGCTCTTCTGATATGTCTCACGGTTGGCGGAGCGTCCTGCTAGGGAGGGACCTGCTGATTAAAAACTTAGGCTGGCTTGTAGGAGATGGCAAATCTATTCAGGTGTGGCAAGATCCTTGGCTGAGCGCCACCACCCAGGAACGCCCAATGGGTCCAGCAAATGAGCTTCAGCTGCAACTTCGAGTCTCTGATTTGATGTTGCAAGGGACGTGTGACTGGGATGAAGAAAAAATTCTTCAGTGTGTCCCTGAATACGTAGAGAAAATCCAGTGCTTAAAGCCTAGTAACACCGGGGCTCCGGATAAACTAATATGGCTGGGAACAAAGACGGGCGTCTACTCCAATAAATCAGGATACTATTCGGAAGTGGACAAAATGCTGAATGGAGATGTAGGCCTGGGAGGAAGAGCTTTTAACTGGAAAAAGAACGTTTGGGAGCTAGAGTGTGCCCCAAAAATCAAGACTTTTGCATGGAAACTGCTTAAAGGAGCATTACCGGTGGGAGAACGCTTAACAGATCGACATATCCCGGTAGACCCAAGCTGTAAAAGGTGTGGAGCCTCAGAATCTATTACTCATCTTTTCTTCCAGTGTCCGTATGCCCGGAAG GCTCGCAACAAGTTTGTATTTGAAGGATTCTCCTGCTCACCGGAGGATACCCTGTCCTTGGCTCTGCAAATGGCGAGGGAACTGGAAACAAAACAGAGTAAGGAACCAGTGCGGAAACAAATGAGGTCTCTGAACCAGATTCAGCCGCCTCCAGGCTTTACGGTGGTACGATCAGATGCTGTGTGGTCTCCAACTGGAACGATGGCGGGGTTGGGATGGGTTGTCCTCTCTCCTTCTGGCCATCGACCCTTCCATAAGCGGACCACTTTTGTATCCTCTGCTCTTGTGGCGGAAGGATTGGCTCTCTTGGAAGCTGTTCGCTCGAGCGTTAGGGACAAGCTAACGACGGTGGTCTTCGAAACCGACTCTGCTCAAATGATTAAGGCGCTCTCTCCTGGCAACTGCAGGCCGGAGCTTTATGGTGTGGTTGCAGACATTCTATCCCTCTCTGCTTCCTTTGATTTTATTTCCTTTCGCTGGATTGGCCGTGAGCATAATATCCAAGTTGATGCTTTGGCAAAGTATGTTTTGAATGTTGCTGGTAGTTCGGTTGTTGATGAAGTTATTGTAACTTCCAACTAA